CCAGAATCAGCGGCACGCGCATCTCCATCAACTGCGTGGTCAGATAAAGATTGCGCTCCAGATTGGAGGCATCGACGATGTTGACGATCAGATCGGCCTCGCCCGATAGCGCGTAGTCTCGCGCAATGGCCTCGTCCAGCGAGGCGCTGGACGCCGCATCCAGCGAATAGGTGCCGGGCAGATCGACCACTTCGACCTGATCCGCGCCCACATCGAAATACCCCACTTTGCGGTCCACCGTCACGCCCGGCCAGTTGCCGACCTTCTGCCGCATGCCGGTGAGCGCATTGAACAGCGTGGTCTTGCCGCAGTTCGGGTTGCCGATCAAACCGATGGTGTAACGACTCATGATGTTGGGGATGCTCTTTAATTGATAATCATTAACATTCGCGTGGAAATAAAAAACGGCTCAGCCGCGCTCGATACGCAGCGCCCTGGCCTCGTCCTTGCGTAGCGCCAAAGCGCTGCCACGGACACGAATCTCCACCGGATCGCCGAGCGGAGCCACGCGGACGACCGTAAATTCGGTGCGCGGCGTCAGCCCCATCGCCAGCAGGCGTCGGCGATAGACCGCCTCTGATTTATCGAAGCCCAGCACCTTGCCGGTTTCGCCGACTTTCAATTCGGCCAACGTCACGCGCGAGCGCATGCCGTCGGCTACCTCCCCCACACTCACAATTTGCATACCCGGATGCGATGCAGCATGCCCGTTCCCACCGCCAGGCGCGTCGAGGCCATACGAATCAACATGCCGCTAGCCCCTTCGGTCTGCAATACATCGAACTCGCACCCCGGATGCAGGCCCATTGCATCGAGGCGCTTGGCCATGCCCGGCCCCCCGGTCAGCGCCACGATACGCACGCGCTCGCCCGGCGCGGCCAGCGCCAGAGGAAAAGCGGCCATCTGCCGCTCGGGCATCGTCCCGGAAAAATCGTTGTTTGCAACTGCGCTTGACAGAGACACGCTGTAATCCTCGCCTGAATGGGTTCGTGGCCGCAGTATACACAAAATAGTGTTAATGAGAAGCATTCTTATTTAACCAGAATGAATCCGCACGACAACACCATCGATTGCCTATAAACGCATTCCGTCATCGCGTAAACTGCGCGTTCGCCACTCATTCACGCCCTGTTCAAGAGGTTTTGCCCTATGCAAATCAGCGACAAAGCGGTCGTCACCATCGACTACACCCTCACCAACGATGCCGGCGAGGTCATCGACAGTTCCAGCGGCAGCGAACCGCTCGCCTACCTGCACGGCACCGGCAGCATCATCCCAGGTCTGGAAAACCAGCTGGCCGGCAAGTCGGCTGGCGACAACCTCAAGGTCCGCGTGGAACCCGCCGAGGGCTATGGCGAATATCACGAAAGCATGATTCAGACCATCGACCGCGCCATGTTCGAAGGGGTCGACGAGTTGGCGGTCGGCATGGAATTTCACGCCCAGGCACAAGATGGCAGCATGCAGGTCGTGCGCATTGCCGCCATCGATGGCGACAACGTGACCATCGACGGCAACCATCCGCTGGCCGGCGTGCCGCTGAACTTCGACGTGACGGTCGTCGAAGTGCGCGAAGCCAGCGACGAGGAACTCTCGCACGGGCATGTGCATGGCCCAGACGGGCATCATCATTAAGCATGCCCGCCTTACGGGTGGGCTGTGCCTGCAGTGCAGCCCACCTCGCATGGGTTTGTCAGACGAAAGACCGGTTTACGCGTTGCGCGTTTTCAACCCGAATGTTTCACAAATCCAAGTCGATCTCACTGCCCCTCGATTCCATAAAAATATTTCCTCAGTCGGTTGTCAGCACTGATACGCCGCTCATTCTGAGGCTCCTTGTGCAATCACTATCCGG
This genomic stretch from Acidihalobacter ferrooxydans harbors:
- a CDS encoding FKBP-type peptidyl-prolyl cis-trans isomerase — translated: MQISDKAVVTIDYTLTNDAGEVIDSSSGSEPLAYLHGTGSIIPGLENQLAGKSAGDNLKVRVEPAEGYGEYHESMIQTIDRAMFEGVDELAVGMEFHAQAQDGSMQVVRIAAIDGDNVTIDGNHPLAGVPLNFDVTVVEVREASDEELSHGHVHGPDGHHH
- a CDS encoding FeoA family protein, with translation MAAFPLALAAPGERVRIVALTGGPGMAKRLDAMGLHPGCEFDVLQTEGASGMLIRMASTRLAVGTGMLHRIRVCKL
- a CDS encoding FeoA family protein translates to MQIVSVGEVADGMRSRVTLAELKVGETGKVLGFDKSEAVYRRRLLAMGLTPRTEFTVVRVAPLGDPVEIRVRGSALALRKDEARALRIERG